A section of the Citrobacter farmeri genome encodes:
- a CDS encoding diguanylate cyclase, which produces MSKPSQHVLVTLPHPLLRFVSLGLTAFIFTLFSLELSQFGTQLAPLWFPTSIMMVAFYRHAGRMWPGIALACSLGSVGASLVLFPPGALNFTYTAINIIEAAAGAMLLRKLLPWYNPLQNLNDWMRLAFGSAVIPPLLGGILVWILSPQETPLKAFLIWVLSESIGALALVPLGLLFKPHYLLRHRDPRLLLETLLTLTVTLVLSWFAMKYVPWPFTLVIVLLMWSAVRLPRMEAFLIFLATVMMVSLMMASDPSLLVTPKVHVMNNLPWLPFLMILLPANIMTMVMYAFRAERKHITESEERFRNAMEYSAIGMALVGTEGQWLQANKALCQFLGYSQDELRALTFQQLTWPEDLNNDLEQLTLLVSGDINSYSMEKRYYTREGEVVWALLAVSLVRHPDGTPLYFIAQIEDINDLKHTEWVNKRLMERITLANEAGGIGIWEWELQPDVISWDKRMFELYEVPAHVKPSWSVWYDCVIPEDREYAEKVVRDSLAARLPFKMEFRIAVKDGVRHIRSLANRVLNKDGEVERLLGINMDMTEVKQLNEALFQEKERLHITLDSIGEAVVCIDVDMKVTFMNPVAEKMSGWQQENAIGVPLLTVLRITFGDNGPLMENIYSADMSRSAIEQDVVLHCRNGGSYDIHYSITPLSTLDGGNIGSVLVIQDVTESRKMLRQLSYSATHDALTHLTNRASFENKLKLLLQTVSSSHQRHALVFIDLDRFKAVNDSAGHAAGDALLRELAQLMLGMLRSSDVLARLGGDEFGLLLPECNIESARFIATRIINAVNDYHFMWEGRLHRIGASAGITLIDENNCQVVEVMSQADIACYASKNGGRGQVTVYEPQQELAHHERAMMSLDEQWRMIKDNHLLMVARGVASPRIPEARSFWLISLRLWTSEGEVMEEQAFRDSLADPALNHALDRRVLHEFFHHAAPAVASKGLSVALPLSAAGLASATLIDEILNQLEQSPLPGRLLHLIVPAQALLLHPQESTAALQKLRQAGCHIIVSQIGRDLQIFNLMTKNMADYLLLDSELSASIHGNMMDEMLVSIIQGHAQRLGIKTIAGPVQTPIVMDTLSGIGIDQIYGDIIAEAQPLDLLLNTSYFAIN; this is translated from the coding sequence ATGAGTAAACCATCCCAACATGTTTTAGTTACCTTGCCGCATCCTCTGCTGCGCTTCGTCAGTTTAGGACTGACGGCTTTTATTTTTACCCTTTTCTCGCTGGAATTATCCCAGTTTGGTACCCAGCTCGCTCCGCTCTGGTTCCCGACATCGATCATGATGGTGGCCTTTTACCGTCATGCCGGGCGAATGTGGCCTGGGATTGCACTCGCCTGCTCACTGGGGAGTGTTGGCGCATCGCTGGTTCTGTTTCCACCCGGCGCGCTGAATTTTACCTACACCGCGATCAACATCATTGAAGCCGCCGCTGGTGCAATGCTGTTACGTAAGCTGTTACCCTGGTACAACCCACTACAGAATCTTAATGACTGGATGCGTCTCGCCTTCGGCAGTGCGGTTATCCCGCCGCTGTTGGGCGGTATTCTGGTCTGGATATTGTCACCACAAGAGACGCCGCTGAAAGCGTTTCTGATTTGGGTACTGTCGGAATCCATTGGTGCCCTGGCGCTGGTGCCGTTGGGCTTATTGTTCAAACCGCACTACCTGTTGCGCCACCGCGATCCGCGCCTGCTCCTGGAAACGCTGCTGACGCTGACGGTGACCTTAGTGTTGAGCTGGTTCGCCATGAAGTATGTTCCGTGGCCTTTCACATTAGTGATCGTGTTACTGATGTGGAGCGCTGTGCGGCTGCCCCGGATGGAAGCCTTTCTTATCTTCCTCGCCACCGTCATGATGGTGTCGCTGATGATGGCATCCGACCCGTCGCTGTTGGTGACTCCCAAAGTGCATGTCATGAACAACCTGCCGTGGCTACCGTTCTTAATGATTCTGTTGCCGGCGAATATCATGACGATGGTGATGTACGCTTTTCGCGCAGAGCGTAAGCACATTACGGAAAGCGAAGAGCGTTTTCGCAACGCAATGGAATATTCGGCGATCGGCATGGCGCTGGTTGGTACGGAAGGGCAATGGCTGCAGGCCAACAAAGCGTTATGCCAGTTTCTTGGTTATAGCCAGGATGAGTTACGCGCATTGACCTTTCAACAACTCACCTGGCCGGAAGATCTGAATAACGATCTGGAACAACTCACCCTACTGGTGAGCGGCGACATTAATAGCTATTCAATGGAGAAACGCTATTACACCCGCGAAGGCGAGGTCGTCTGGGCGCTGCTGGCCGTCTCGCTGGTCCGCCATCCTGATGGCACGCCGCTTTACTTCATTGCACAAATCGAAGACATCAACGATCTCAAACATACCGAATGGGTCAACAAACGGCTGATGGAACGCATCACGCTGGCAAATGAAGCTGGCGGCATTGGTATCTGGGAGTGGGAACTGCAACCCGACGTGATCAGTTGGGATAAGCGTATGTTCGAACTGTATGAAGTTCCTGCCCATGTTAAGCCCTCCTGGTCGGTCTGGTACGACTGCGTTATCCCGGAAGACCGCGAGTATGCGGAAAAGGTGGTTCGCGACTCATTAGCCGCACGCCTGCCGTTTAAGATGGAATTCCGGATTGCGGTGAAAGATGGCGTCCGCCATATCCGCTCGCTGGCGAATCGGGTGTTAAATAAAGATGGCGAAGTCGAACGACTACTCGGCATCAATATGGACATGACTGAAGTGAAGCAGCTGAATGAAGCGCTGTTTCAGGAAAAAGAGCGACTGCACATCACGCTGGACTCCATCGGGGAAGCGGTGGTGTGTATCGATGTCGATATGAAGGTTACCTTTATGAACCCGGTCGCCGAGAAGATGAGCGGCTGGCAGCAGGAGAATGCCATTGGCGTACCGCTGTTGACAGTACTGCGGATCACCTTTGGCGATAATGGCCCGTTGATGGAAAACATCTACAGCGCCGATATGTCCCGTTCCGCCATTGAACAGGATGTGGTTCTCCATTGTCGCAACGGCGGCAGTTACGATATTCACTACAGCATTACGCCACTCAGCACCCTGGACGGCGGCAATATTGGTTCGGTGCTGGTGATTCAGGATGTCACCGAATCGCGCAAGATGCTGCGCCAACTGAGCTACAGCGCCACCCACGACGCCCTCACCCACCTGACCAACCGGGCAAGTTTTGAAAACAAACTGAAGCTGCTGCTGCAAACCGTAAGCAGTTCGCATCAGCGTCACGCGCTGGTCTTCATCGATCTTGATCGTTTTAAAGCGGTGAATGACAGTGCCGGTCACGCGGCGGGCGATGCGCTGCTGCGTGAACTGGCGCAACTGATGCTTGGCATGCTGCGCTCCAGCGACGTGCTGGCGCGCCTGGGTGGCGATGAGTTCGGTCTGCTGCTGCCGGAATGTAATATTGAAAGCGCTCGTTTTATCGCCACGCGGATCATTAACGCGGTCAACGATTACCACTTTATGTGGGAGGGCCGCCTGCACCGCATTGGCGCCAGCGCCGGGATCACGCTTATCGACGAAAACAACTGTCAGGTCGTTGAGGTGATGTCGCAGGCGGATATTGCCTGCTATGCCTCTAAAAATGGCGGACGTGGTCAGGTTACTGTGTATGAACCGCAGCAGGAGTTGGCGCATCACGAGCGCGCGATGATGTCGCTGGATGAACAGTGGCGGATGATTAAAGATAACCATTTGCTGATGGTCGCCCGCGGCGTAGCGTCTCCACGCATTCCCGAAGCACGTAGTTTCTGGCTGATCTCGCTGCGCCTGTGGACCAGCGAAGGCGAAGTCATGGAAGAGCAGGCCTTCCGTGACAGCTTAGCCGATCCGGCGCTCAACCATGCGCTGGATCGTCGTGTACTCCATGAGTTTTTCCATCATGCGGCCCCGGCGGTTGCCAGTAAAGGACTCAGCGTCGCCCTGCCCCTTTCCGCTGCCGGGTTGGCCAGCGCAACGCTAATCGATGAAATCCTGAACCAACTGGAACAGAGCCCCCTGCCGGGACGCCTGTTGCATCTGATTGTGCCTGCGCAAGCGCTATTGCTGCATCCGCAGGAGAGCACCGCGGCACTCCAGAAATTACGTCAGGCAGGTTGTCACATCATCGTGAGCCAGATTGGCCGCGATCTGCAAATTTTCAATCTGATGACCAAAAACATGGCGGATTACCTGCTGCTCGACAGTGAACTGAGCGCCAGCATTCACGGCAACATGATGGATGAAATGCTGGTGTCGATTATTCAGGGGCACGCCCAGCGTTTGGGCATTAAAACCATTGCCGGGCCGGTGCAAACGCCAATCGTCATGGATACGCTATCGGGTATTGGCATCGATCAGATTTATGGCGACATCATCGCCGAGGCGCAGCCGCTGGATCTGTTACTCAATACCAGTTATTTCGCAATCAACTGA
- the udk gene encoding uridine kinase, translating to MTDQSHQCVIIGIAGASASGKSLIASTLYRELREQVGDEHIGVIPEDSYYKDQSHLSMEERVKTNYDHPNAMDHSLLFQHLQALKRGSAIELPVYSYVEHTRMKETVRVEPKKVIILEGILLLTDARLREEMNFSIFVDTPLDICLMRRIKRDVNERGRSMDSVMAQYQKTVRPMFLQFIEPSKQYADIIVPRGGKNRIAIDILKAKISQFFE from the coding sequence ATGACTGATCAGTCTCATCAGTGCGTCATTATCGGTATTGCTGGCGCATCGGCTTCCGGCAAGAGTCTTATTGCCAGTACTCTTTATCGCGAATTGCGTGAACAAGTCGGTGACGAACATATCGGCGTTATTCCCGAAGACAGCTATTACAAAGATCAAAGCCATCTGTCGATGGAAGAACGTGTCAAAACCAACTACGACCATCCGAATGCGATGGATCACAGTCTGCTGTTTCAGCACCTGCAGGCCCTCAAGCGGGGTTCGGCGATTGAGTTGCCGGTTTACAGCTACGTCGAACACACCCGCATGAAAGAGACCGTTCGCGTTGAACCAAAGAAAGTCATCATTCTTGAAGGGATTTTGCTACTGACCGACGCGCGTCTGCGCGAGGAGATGAACTTCTCCATTTTTGTCGATACTCCGCTGGATATCTGCCTTATGCGCCGTATCAAACGTGATGTTAATGAACGCGGCCGATCGATGGATTCCGTGATGGCGCAGTATCAGAAGACGGTGCGTCCGATGTTCCTGCAATTTATTGAACCGTCTAAACAGTACGCTGATATTATCGTGCCGCGTGGTGGGAAAAATCGCATTGCCATCGATATTCTGAAAGCGAAAATCAGTCAGTTCTTTGAATAA
- the dcd gene encoding dCTP deaminase: protein MRLCDRDIEAWLDEGRLSINPRPPVERINGATVDVRLGNKFRTFSGHTAAFIDLSGPKAEVSAALDRVMSDEIVLADGDAFYLHPGELALAVTYESVTLPADLVGWLDGRSSLARLGLMVHVTAHRIDPGWSGCIVLEFYNSGKLPLALRPGMLIGALSFEPLSGPALRPYNRREDAKYRDQQGAVASRIDKD from the coding sequence ATGCGTCTGTGTGACCGAGATATTGAAGCCTGGCTTGATGAAGGCCGTTTGTCGATCAACCCGCGTCCGCCCGTTGAGCGCATTAATGGTGCGACGGTGGATGTGCGCCTGGGCAATAAATTTCGTACATTTAGTGGACATACTGCTGCCTTTATCGATCTCAGCGGGCCGAAAGCAGAAGTTAGTGCTGCGCTGGATCGCGTGATGAGCGACGAGATCGTACTGGCTGACGGTGATGCATTTTACCTGCATCCGGGCGAACTTGCCCTGGCAGTGACCTATGAGTCGGTGACCTTGCCGGCGGACCTGGTGGGGTGGCTGGACGGACGCTCTTCACTGGCGCGCCTCGGTCTGATGGTTCACGTGACCGCGCACCGTATCGATCCGGGCTGGTCTGGCTGTATCGTGCTGGAATTCTATAATTCCGGTAAATTACCGCTGGCTCTGCGCCCGGGAATGCTAATCGGCGCGTTGAGCTTCGAACCGCTTTCTGGACCTGCGCTTCGACCTTACAACCGTCGTGAAGATGCGAAGTATCGCGATCAGCAGGGTGCTGTCGCCAGCCGGATTGATAAAGACTGA
- the asmA gene encoding outer membrane assembly protein AsmA: MRRFLTTLMILLVVLVAGFSALVLLVNPNDFRAYMVQQVAARSGYQLQLDGPLRWHVWPQLSILSGRMVLTAQGASEPLIRADNMRLDVALWPLLSHQLSVKQVMLKGAVIQLMPQTEAVRRENAPVAPKDNTLPDIAEDRGWSFDVASLRVTDSVLVFQHENDEQVTVRDIRLEMEQDAQHRGSFEFSGRVNRDQRDLTLSFNGTVDASDYPHNLTAGIQQLSWQLQGADLPKQGIQGQGQLQAQWQEEKKTLTFSQLNLTANDSSLTGNVQVTLSEQPAWLVDLQFARLNLDNLLAPPENASSSSNAAAEPGGSQPPLARPVISSRVDEPAYQGLKGFSADIALKANTVIWRGMNFTDVSSRMTNQSDVLTIAELQGKLDGGTISLPGTLDTRAQPTRVVFQPRLDEVEIGTFLKAFNYPIALTGKMSLAGDFSGADIDAQSFRHSWQGKAHVDMRDTRMDGMNFQQLIQQAVERSGGDVQSMQNFDNATRLARFVTDLTLDSGKLMLDNMEGESTMLSLTGQGTLDLVGQTCDTQFNVRVLDGWKGEGKLIDFLKATPVPLRVYGNWQALNYNLQVDQLLRKHMQDEVKRRLNDWADRNKDSRDGKDVKKLLDKL; encoded by the coding sequence ATGAGACGATTTCTGACGACGCTGATGATTTTGCTGGTCGTGCTGGTGGCCGGCTTTTCTGCGTTAGTATTGCTAGTCAATCCGAATGATTTTCGTGCCTATATGGTGCAGCAGGTGGCCGCGAGGAGCGGTTATCAACTGCAGCTGGACGGTCCGCTGCGCTGGCACGTCTGGCCGCAGCTCAGCATCCTTTCCGGGCGCATGGTGTTAACGGCGCAAGGGGCCAGTGAGCCGTTGATTCGCGCGGATAACATGCGCCTTGATGTTGCACTGTGGCCGCTGCTGAGCCACCAGCTTAGCGTCAAACAGGTGATGCTCAAAGGCGCGGTGATTCAACTGATGCCGCAAACGGAAGCGGTACGCCGTGAAAACGCCCCGGTAGCCCCGAAAGACAACACCCTGCCGGATATCGCCGAAGATCGCGGCTGGTCGTTTGATGTTGCCAGTCTGCGCGTGACGGACAGCGTGCTGGTCTTCCAGCATGAAAATGATGAACAGGTAACCGTTCGCGATATTCGTCTGGAGATGGAGCAGGACGCGCAGCATCGCGGTTCCTTTGAATTTTCCGGACGTGTGAATCGCGACCAGCGCGATCTTACCCTTTCCTTCAATGGCACCGTTGACGCCTCCGACTATCCCCATAATTTAACCGCCGGCATTCAGCAGTTAAGCTGGCAATTGCAGGGTGCCGATCTGCCGAAACAGGGTATCCAGGGGCAGGGACAACTGCAGGCGCAGTGGCAGGAAGAGAAAAAAACGCTCACCTTCAGCCAGCTCAACCTGACGGCGAACGACAGCTCGCTGACCGGAAACGTGCAGGTGACGCTGAGTGAACAACCGGCGTGGCTCGTTGATCTGCAATTTGCCAGGTTGAATCTGGATAATCTGTTAGCGCCGCCCGAAAACGCCAGTAGTAGTAGCAACGCTGCGGCAGAGCCAGGGGGAAGTCAGCCGCCGCTGGCGCGTCCGGTGATTTCAAGTCGTGTGGATGAACCTGCTTATCAGGGGCTGAAAGGCTTTAGTGCGGATATCGCGCTGAAGGCGAATACCGTTATCTGGCGAGGGATGAATTTTACCGACGTCAGCAGCCGTATGACGAATCAGTCCGATGTGCTGACGATCGCCGAACTGCAAGGTAAGCTTGACGGCGGAACAATATCGCTGCCAGGGACGCTGGATACGCGTGCGCAACCCACCCGTGTAGTGTTCCAGCCGCGTCTTGACGAGGTTGAAATCGGCACGTTCCTCAAGGCATTCAACTATCCGATTGCTCTGACCGGTAAGATGTCCCTGGCGGGTGATTTCTCCGGTGCGGATATCGATGCGCAGTCGTTCCGCCATAGCTGGCAGGGGAAAGCCCATGTTGACATGCGCGATACGCGGATGGACGGCATGAACTTCCAGCAGTTGATTCAGCAGGCCGTAGAACGCAGCGGCGGTGACGTCCAGTCGATGCAAAACTTCGATAACGCGACTCGTCTGGCGCGCTTTGTGACAGATCTGACGCTGGATAGCGGTAAGCTGATGCTGGATAACATGGAAGGGGAGTCCACGATGCTGAGTCTGACGGGGCAGGGGACGCTTGACCTGGTCGGACAAACCTGTGACACGCAGTTTAACGTGCGGGTGCTGGACGGCTGGAAGGGCGAGGGCAAGCTGATCGATTTCCTGAAGGCGACTCCGGTTCCGCTGCGGGTCTACGGCAACTGGCAGGCGCTGAATTACAATCTGCAGGTTGATCAACTACTGCGTAAGCATATGCAGGATGAAGTGAAGCGTCGTCTGAACGACTGGGCGGATCGTAATAAAGACTCCCGTGACGGAAAAGATGTGAAGAAACTGCTGGATAAACTCTGA